From Macaca mulatta isolate MMU2019108-1 chromosome 1, T2T-MMU8v2.0, whole genome shotgun sequence, the proteins below share one genomic window:
- the ZNF687 gene encoding zinc finger protein 687 isoform X5, with product MGDMKTPDFDDLLAAFDIPDIDANEAIHSGPEENEGPGGPGKPEPGVGSESRDTAAASAGDGPGVPAQASDHGLPPSDISVVSVIVKNTVCPEQSEALAGGSAGDGTRAAGVTKEGPVGPHRMQNGFGGPEPSLPETPHSPAPPSGGTWKEKGMEGKTPLDLFAHFGPEPGDHPDPLPPSAPSPPQEGAMTPPPFPSSFELAQENGPGVQPPVSSPPLGALKQESCSPHQPQGLAAQGSGSSPEATDIPASASPPRVAGVPFFKQSPGHQSPLASPKLPVCQPLKEEEDEGPVDKSSPGSPQSPSSGAEAADEDSNDSPASSSSRPLKVRIKTIKTSCGNITRTVTQVPSDPDPPAPLAEGAFLAEASLLKLSPATPTSEGPKVVSVQLGDGTRLKGTVLPVATIQNASTAMLMAASVARKAVVLPGGTATSPKMIAKNVLGLVPQALPKAEGRAGLGTGGQKVNGASVVMVQPSKTTTGPSTGGGTVISRTQSSLVEAFNKILNSKNLLPAYRPNLSPPAEAGLALPPTGYRCLECGDAFSLEKSLARHYDRRSMRIEVTCNHCARRLVFFNKCSLLLHAREHKDKGLVMQCSHLVMRPVALDQMVGQPDITPLLPVAVPPISGPLVLPALGKGEGAITSSAITTVAAEAPVLPLSTEPPAAPATSAYTCFRCLECKEQCRDKAGMAAHFQQLGPPAPGATSNVCPTCPMMLPNRCSFSAHQRMHKNRPPHVCPECGGNFLQANFQTHLREACLHVSRRVGYRCPSCSVVFGGVNSIKSHIQTSHCEVFHKCPICPMAFKSGPSAHAHLYSQHPSFQTQQAKLIYKCAMCDTVFTHKPLLSSHFDQHLLPQRVSVFKCPSCPLLFAQKRTMLEHLKNTHQSGRLEETTGKGSGGALLTPKTEPEELAVSQGGAAPATEESSSSSEEEEVPSSPEPPRPAKRPRRELGSKGLKGGGGGPGGWTCGLCHSWFPERDEYVAHMKKEHGKSVKKFPCRLCERSFCSAPSLRRHVRVNHEGIKRVYPCRSKGLGLRAVPLLPSCPLPFQVLHRGKTHLQQPPDPGETCPGPAWLAAWGPVPWPGDHFGSGFQCQSPGARSETPPVF from the exons ATGGGGGACATGAAGACCCCTGATTTTGATGACCTCCTTGCTGCCTTTGACATCCCTGACATTGATGCAAATGAAGCCATCCATTCTGGGCCAGAAGAAAATGAGGGGCcaggaggcccagggaagccagaaCCAGGTGTGGGAAGTGAATCTCGAGACACAGCAGCAGCCTCAGCTGGGGATGGCCCTGGAGTTCCAGCCCAGGCCTCTGACCATGGCCTGCCACCGTCAGACATTTCTGTAGTTAGTGTCATTGTCAAGAACACTGTGTGTCCTGAGCAGTCTGAGGCCCTGGCTGGAGGCTCAGCAGGGGATGGGACCCGGGCTGCTGGGGTAACTAAGGAAGGGCCTGTGGGGCCTCATCGAATGCAGAATGGTTTTGGGGGTCCTGAACCTTCCCTCCCAGAAACCCCCCACTCTCCTGCTCCTCCCAGTGGGGGCACCTGGAAAGAAAAAGGCATGGAAGGCAAAACTCCCTTGGACCTGTTTGCTCATTTTGGCCCTGAGCCAGGGGACCACCCGGAtcccctgcctccctctgcaCCCTCTCCCCCTCAGGAGGGGGCTATGACCCCACCTCCTTTCCCCTCTTCCTTTGAGCTGGCCCAGGAGAATGGCCCAGGCGTGCAGCCACCTGTTTCTTCCCCACCGTTGGGGGCCTTGAAGCAGGAGAGCTGCAGCCCCCATCAACCCCAGGGCCTAGCCGCACAAGGCTCAGGCTCCAGCCCTGAGGCCACGGACATCCCTGCCAGTGCCTCGCCTCCCCGAGTTGCTGGGGTGCCCTTCTTCAAGCAGTCTCCAGGGCACCAGAGCCCTCTTGCCTCCCCCAAACTGCCCGTCTGTCAGCCcttgaaagaagaagaagatgaggGGCCAGTGGACAAGTCTTCCCCAGGAAGTCCCCAGAGTCCCTCTAgtggggctgaggctgcagatGAGGACAGCAATGACTCCCCTGCCTCCAGCTCCTCTAGGCCTCTTAAGGTGCGGATCAAGACCATTAAAACATCCTGCGGGAATATCACAAGGACTGTAACTCAGGTCCCTTCAGatcctgatccacctgcccccTTGGCTGAGGGGGCGTTCTTGGCTGAAGCTAGCCTCTTGAAGCTGTCCCCTGCAACACCTACTTCTGAGGGTCCAAAGGTGGTGAGCGTACAGTTGGGTGATGGTACAAGGCTGAAAGGCACTGTGCTGCCTGTGGCCACCATCCAGAATGCCAGTACTGCCATGCTGATGGCAGCCAGTGTGGCCCGCAAGGCTGTGGTGCTGCCTGGGGGGACTGCCACCAGCCCTAAGATGATTGCTAAGAATGTGCTAGGCCTGGTGCCCCAAGCCCTGCCTAAGGCTGAGGGGCGGGCAGGGCTGGGGACTGGGGGACAGAAGGTGAATGGTGCCTCAGTGGTGATGGTGCAGCCTTCAAAGACAACTACTGGGCCGAGTACAGGGGGCGGCACAGTGATCTCACGGACCCAGTCCAGCCTGGTGGAGGCCTTCAACAAGATCCTCAACAGCAAGAACCTGCTCCCTGCCTATAGGCCAAACCTGAGCCCACCAGCTGAGGCTGGGCTGGCCCTGCCTCCCACCGGCTACCGCTGCCTGGAGTGTGGGGATGCCTTCTCGTTGGAGAAGAGCCTGGCACGGCACTATGACCGCCGGAGCATGCGCATCGAGGTCACCTGCAACCACTGCGCCCGCCGCCTGGTCTTCTTCAACAAGTGCAGCCTGCTCCTGCATGCACGTGAACACAAGGACAAGGGGCTCGTTATGCAGTGCTCACATTTGGTCATGAGGCCCGTAGCCCTTGACCAGATGGTGGGGCAGCCGGACATCACACCCCTGCTGCCTGTAGCTGTCCCACCTATCTCTGGACCTCTGGTCTTGCCTGCCTTGGGCAAGGGTGAGGGGGCCATCACCTCCTCTGCCATTACTACAGTTGCTGCTGAGGCCCCTGTCCTGCCACTCTCCACTGAGCCGCCTGCTGCCCCTGCCACTTCTGCTTACACGTGCTTTCGCTGCCTGGAGTGCAAGGAGCAGTGCCGGGACAAGGCTGGCATGGCAGCTCACTTCCAGCAGCTCGGCCCCCCTGCCCCTGGGGCCACCAGCAAT GTGTGCCCAACCTGTCCCATGATGCTCCCCAATCGCTGCAGCTTCAGCGCCCACCAGCGCATGCATAAGAATCGACCCCCCCACGTCTGTCCTGAGTGTGGGGGCAACTTCTTGCAAGCCAATTTTCAGACCCATCTCCGGGAGGCCTGTCTGCACGTCTCTCGCCGTGTGGGATACAG GTGCCCCAGCTGTTCAGTGGTGTTTGGGGGTGTGAACTCCATCAAGTCCCACATCCAGACGTCGCACTGCGAGGTTTTCCACAAGTGCCCCATCTGCCCCATGGCCTTCAAGTCTGGGCCCAGCGCCCATGCCCACCTCTACTCCCAGCATCCCAGCTTCCAAACTCAGCAGGCCAA GCTGATCTACAAGTGCGCCATGTGTGACACAGTCTTCACTCACAAACCCCTCCTCTCCTCACACTTCGACCAGCACTTGCTGCCCCAGCGTGTCAGTGTCTTTAAGTGCCCGTCTTGTCCTCTGCTTTTTGCCCAAAAAAGGACCATGCTGGAACATCTCAAG AACACCCATCAGTCTGGGCGCTTGGAGGAGACTACTGGGAAAGGGTCCGGGGGTGCCCTGCTGACCCCCAAGACTGAGCCTGAGGAGCTGGCTGTTTCTCAGGGAGGGGCAGCCCCTGCTACTGAGGAGTCATCTTCATCTTCAGAAGAGGAGGAAGTACCCAGCTCCCCTGAGCCCCCCCGTCCAGCCAAACGGCCTCGGCGGGAACTAGGGAGCAAAGGCCtcaagggtgggggtggggggcctgGAGGCTGGACCTGTGGCCTGTGTCACTCCTGGTTCCCTGAGCGTGACGAGTATGTGGCCCACATGAAGAAGGAGCATGGCAAG TCAGTGAAAAAGTTTCCCTGTCGCCTTTGTGAGCGCTCCTTCTGCTCCGCCCCCAGCCTGAGGCGTCATGTCAGGGTCAATCACGAGGGCATCAAGCGAGTGTACCCCTGCAG GAGCAAGGGCCTTGGCCTTCGGGCTGTGCCCCTGCTGCCATCCTGTCCTCTCCCATTTCAGGTATTGCACAGAGGGAAAACGCACCTTCAGCAGCCGCCTGATCCTGGAGAAACATGTCCAGGTCCGGCATGGCTTGCAGCTTGGGGCCCAGTCCCCTGGCCGGGGGACCACTTTGGCTCGGGGTTCCAGTGCCAGAGCCCAG GGGCCAGGTCGGAAACGCCGCCAGTCTTCTGA